A genomic stretch from Arachis stenosperma cultivar V10309 chromosome 3, arast.V10309.gnm1.PFL2, whole genome shotgun sequence includes:
- the LOC130968318 gene encoding mediator of RNA polymerase II transcription subunit 16-like isoform X2 encodes MNGGKILQLLQSGYLGCLRWLSSKSSAPATSKSTFEEKFLSQQSQTSARWPNFLCVCSVFSSGSVQLHWAQWPPSQNGATPKWFCTSKGLLGCGPSGIMAGDAIITDSGAMHVAGVPIVNPSTIVVWEVTPGPGNGFQVTPKTSTTCGVPPLSPPNWAGFAPLAGYLFSWQDYLLSEAKQGRKQTEQNLGDAVPLYCSPVSNFSAYVSPEAAAQSAATTTWGSGVTAVAFDPTRGGSVIAVVIVEGQYMSPYDPDEGPSITGWRVQRWESSLQHVVLHPIFGNPTSSMGGQPPMQTVWQSKVDLSIAPTNDFKNHQASSIGVASDVQKTFDSGSDKSKMVNFDPFDLPSDVRTLARVVYSAHGGEIAIAFLRGGVHVFSGPNFAPVDNYQINVGSAIAAPAFSSTSCCSASVWHDTIKDRTVLRIVRVLPPAIPVSQAKANSSTWERAIAERFWWSLMVGVDWWDAVGCTQSAAEDGIVSLNSVIAVLDADFHSLPSAQHRQQYGPSLDRIKCRLLEGSNAQEVRAMVLDMQARLLLDMLGKGIESALVNSSSLVPEAWHASGETLSNIDPESMAIEPALIPTIQAYVDAVLDLASHFITRLRRYASFCRTLASHAATASTGSNRNVVTSPTQSSATPATSQGGQNGTTSSMGSTQLQSWVQGAIAKMSNPTEAVSNPTPPPISGPSPFMPISINTGTFPGTPAVRLIGDCHFLHRLCQLLLFCFFFRRTQLPRYMGVANRTTDPTVQKPQPNASATGKTEETTKPVSAVVKSDDGPTGRGGQIVPGIKAGEETAPGRSRVGTGNAGQGYTFEEVKVLFMILMDLCRRTAGLQHPLPVSQVGSSNIQVRLHYIDGNYTVLPEVVEASLGPHMQNMPRPRGADAAGLLLRELELHPPAEEWHRRNMFGVPSSESEDVDFGNEAPKLVTCDPLDFSSSEQCDVYYGAQQLWPRKRRMSERDAAFGLNTSVGLGAYLGIMGSRRDVVTTTWKAGLEGIWFKCIRCLRQTSAFASPGAPSPPSNNDKEIWWISRWAYGCPMCGGTWVRVV; translated from the exons ATGAATGGCGGCAAGATATTGCAGTTGTTACAAAGTGGCTATCTGGGGTGTCTCCG GTGGCTTTCATCCAAGTCTAGTGCTCCTGCCACTTCAAAGTCAACATTTGAGGAGAAGTTTCTTTCACAGCAATCTCAAACTTCAG CTAGATGGCCCAATTTTCTCTGTGTCTGTTCTGTGTTCTCATCAGGCTCAGTTCAGCTTCATTGGGCCCAGTGGCCTCCTAGTCAGAATGGTGCAACGCCTAAGTGGTTTTGCACTAGTAAAGGACTCTTGGGTTGTGGGCCCAGTGGCATTATGGCTGGTGATGCTATCATAACAGACAGTGGCGCCATGCATGTAGCAGGTGTACCAATTGTTAATCCATCCACCATTGTTGTTTGGGAAGTCACTCCTGGACCTGGAAATGGTTTCCAAGTAACTCCAAAGACAAGTACTACTTGTGGTGTTCCACCTCTTAGCCCACCCAATTGGGCTGGCTTTGCTCCTTTAGCTGGATATTTGTTTAGTTGGCAAGATTATCTATTATCTGAAGCAAAGCAAGGGAGAAAACAGACAGAACAAAACCTTGGTGATGCCGTACCCTTATACTGTTCACCAGTTTCAAATTTTTCAGCATATGTGAGTCCCGAAGCTGCAGCTCAATCTGCAGCCACCACTACATGGGGTTCTGGTGTAACAGCAGTGGCTTTTGATCCTACACGTGGTGGTTCTGTCATAGCCGTTGTGATTGTTGAGG GACAGTACATGTCGCCATATGATCCAGATGAGGGCCCATCAATTACAGGGTGGAGAGTGCAACGCTGGGAGTCATCTTTACAACATGTTGTTCTGCATCCTATATTTGGGAACCCTACGTCTAGTATGGGTGGACAACCCCCTATGCAAACTGTCTGGCAGTCCAAAGTGGACCTAAGCATAGCACCAACAAATGATTTCAAGAATCATCAGGCATCTTCAATTGGAGTGGCTTCTGATGTGCAAAAGACATTTGACTCTGGTTCTGATAAATCAAAAATGGTCAATTTTGATCCATTCGATCTACCAAGTGATGTTAGGACACTTGCCCGAGTTGTTTACTCTGCTCATGGTGGTGAAATTGCCATTGCTTTTCTTCGGGGTGGTGTCCATGTCTTTTCTGGTCCAAATTTTGCACCTGTGGACAACTATCAGATTAATGTTGGATCTGCAATTGCTGCTCCTGCATTTTCTTCAACTAGCTGTTGTTCAGCTTCTGTTTGGCATGACACTATCAAAGACCGTACAGTATTGAGAATAGTTCGGGTTCTTCCTCCTGCTATTCCTGTTAGTCAAGCCAAGGCCAATTCATCGACTTGGGAGCGTGCAATTGCTGAAAG GTTTTGGTGGAGCCTTATGGTTGGCGTTGATTGGTGGGATGCTGTGGGCTGTACACAGAGTGCCGCCGAGGATGGTATTG TTTCACTTAACAGCGTTATTGCAGTTTTGGATGCGgatttccattctcttccttCTGCTCAGCACAGGCAGCAGTATGGTCCA AGTCTAGACAGGATAAAGTGTAGGCTACTGGAAGGATCAAATGCCCAAGAGGTCAGGGCAATGGTTCTGGATATGCAAGCTAGATTATTGTTGGATATGCTTGGAAAAGGAATTGAGTCTGCTTTGGTAAATTCTTCATCTTTAGTGCCTGAGGCATGGCATGCATCTGGTGAAACGCTATCAAACATTGATCCTGAATCAATGGCTATAGAACCTGCGTTAATTCCTACTATTCAG GCTTATGTTGATGCAGTTCTTGATCTGGCTTCCCATTTTATTACACGATTGCGTCGTTATGCAAGTTTCTGTCGTACACTAGCATCTCATGCTGCAACTGCAAGCACTGGAAGCAACCGCAATGTGGTTACCAGTCCTACCCAAAGTTCTGCAACTCCTGCAACAAGTCAAG GAGGTCAAAATGGGACCACCAGTTCCATGGGGAGCACACAGCTGCAAAGTTGGGTTCAAGGGGCCATCGCCAAGATGAGTAATCCAACTGAAGCAGTGTCCAATCCAACTCCTCCCCCCATCAGTGGTCCTTCGCCATTTATGCCTATCAGCATTAACACAGGAACATTCCCTGGAACACCAGCAGTTAGACTTATTGGGGACTGTCATTTCCTTCACAGATTATGCCAACTGTTGCTATTCTGCTTTTTCTTTCGGCGAACACAACTCCCTCGCTATATGGGGGTTGCAAATAGAACCACTGATCCCACTGTACAAAAGCCTCAACCAAATGCTTCTGCTACTGGCAAGACAGAGGAGACTACAAAACCAGTTTCAGCTGTAGTTAAGTCAGATGATGGTCCGACAGGTCGGGGTGGTCAGATTGTGCCTGGGATAAAAGCAGGTGAAGAAACGGCTCCTGGGCGTTCAAGAGTAGGAACTGGGAATGCTGGCCAAGGATATACATTTGAAGAG GTCAAGGTGCTTTTTATGATACTAATGGATCTATGTCGCCGGACAGCTGGGCTGCAACACCCTTTACCAGTTTCCCAGGTGGGGAGCAGCAACATTCAGGTTCGGCTGCATTATATTGATGGGAACTACACTGTACTGCCAGAGGTTGTGGAAGCATCTCTTGGCCCACATATGCAG AATATGCCTCGTCCCAGAGGTGCCGATGCCGCTGGTCTTCTACTTCGTGAACTAGAACTTCACCCTCCAGCAGAAGAGTGGCACAGGCGGAATATGTTTGGTGTACCTTCATCTGAATCAGAGGACGTGGATTTTGGAAATGAAGCACCGAAACTAGTTACTTGTGACCCACTTGATTTCAGTTCATCGGAACAATGTGATGTATACTACGGAGCCCAGCAGTTATGGCCAAGGAAGCGCAGGATGTCCGAAAGAGATGCTGCTTTCGGGTTGAACACTTCTGTGGGCTTGGGAGCTTATCTTGGCATAATGGGATCTCGACGAGATGTTGTTACTACAACGTGGAAGGCTGGCCTCGAAGGAATCTGGTTCAAG TGCATAAGATGTCTGCGTCAGACCTCTGCATTTGCTTCCCCTGGAGCTCCTAGCCCTCCTAGTAACAATGACAAGGAGATTTGGTGGATCAGCCGCTGGGCGTATGGCTGCCCAATGTGCGGTGGAACATGGGTTCGAGTTGTATAG
- the LOC130968318 gene encoding mediator of RNA polymerase II transcription subunit 16-like isoform X1, whose product MNQVTGTNDPEGEPVAQSQEPVSKGSEKSESITVSGEDQEVAPPEDKAPMAVDHPIDEEPVGPATVFCITLKQTKSNLLHKMSVPELCRNFSAVSWCGKLNAIACAAETCARIPSSTANPPFWIPIHIVIPERPTECAVFNVIADSPRDSVQFIEWSPTSCSRALLIANFHGRVTIWTQPSQGPPNLVRDTSCWQREHEWRQDIAVVTKWLSGVSPYRWLSSKSSAPATSKSTFEEKFLSQQSQTSARWPNFLCVCSVFSSGSVQLHWAQWPPSQNGATPKWFCTSKGLLGCGPSGIMAGDAIITDSGAMHVAGVPIVNPSTIVVWEVTPGPGNGFQVTPKTSTTCGVPPLSPPNWAGFAPLAGYLFSWQDYLLSEAKQGRKQTEQNLGDAVPLYCSPVSNFSAYVSPEAAAQSAATTTWGSGVTAVAFDPTRGGSVIAVVIVEGQYMSPYDPDEGPSITGWRVQRWESSLQHVVLHPIFGNPTSSMGGQPPMQTVWQSKVDLSIAPTNDFKNHQASSIGVASDVQKTFDSGSDKSKMVNFDPFDLPSDVRTLARVVYSAHGGEIAIAFLRGGVHVFSGPNFAPVDNYQINVGSAIAAPAFSSTSCCSASVWHDTIKDRTVLRIVRVLPPAIPVSQAKANSSTWERAIAERFWWSLMVGVDWWDAVGCTQSAAEDGIVSLNSVIAVLDADFHSLPSAQHRQQYGPSLDRIKCRLLEGSNAQEVRAMVLDMQARLLLDMLGKGIESALVNSSSLVPEAWHASGETLSNIDPESMAIEPALIPTIQAYVDAVLDLASHFITRLRRYASFCRTLASHAATASTGSNRNVVTSPTQSSATPATSQGGQNGTTSSMGSTQLQSWVQGAIAKMSNPTEAVSNPTPPPISGPSPFMPISINTGTFPGTPAVRLIGDCHFLHRLCQLLLFCFFFRRTQLPRYMGVANRTTDPTVQKPQPNASATGKTEETTKPVSAVVKSDDGPTGRGGQIVPGIKAGEETAPGRSRVGTGNAGQGYTFEEVKVLFMILMDLCRRTAGLQHPLPVSQVGSSNIQVRLHYIDGNYTVLPEVVEASLGPHMQNMPRPRGADAAGLLLRELELHPPAEEWHRRNMFGVPSSESEDVDFGNEAPKLVTCDPLDFSSSEQCDVYYGAQQLWPRKRRMSERDAAFGLNTSVGLGAYLGIMGSRRDVVTTTWKAGLEGIWFKCIRCLRQTSAFASPGAPSPPSNNDKEIWWISRWAYGCPMCGGTWVRVV is encoded by the exons ATGAATCAAGTTACTGGGACTAACGACCCAGAGGGCGAGCCCGTGGCTCAGTCTCAAGAACCGGTTTCAAAGGGTTCCGAAAAGTCTGAATCGATCACTGTCAGTGGTGAAGATCAAGAGGTGGCGCCACCTGAGGACAAGGCTCCCATGGCCGTGGACCATCCAATAGACGAAGAACCGGTTGGTCCCGCCACCGTTTTCTGCATCACTCTGAAGCAAACCAAGTCGAATTTACTCCACAAGATGAGTGTCCCTGAACTATGTCGCAATTTCAG TGCTGTTTCTTGGTGTGGAAAACTCAATGCAATAGCTTGTGCAGCTGAAACGTGTGCAAGAATCCCAAg TTCAACTGCAAATCCACCATTTTGGATTCCAATACACATTGTAATCCCAGAGAGGCCGACTGAGTGTGCAGTGTTCAATGTCATAGCAG ATTCTCCTCGTGATTCTGTCCAGTTTATAGAATGGTCCCCGACCTCTTGTTCCCGTGCATTACTGATTGCAAATTTCCATGGGAGGGTGACTATTTGGACTCAACCTTCTCAA GGGCCACCTAATCTTGTACGTGATACTAGCTGCTGGCAGCGTGAGCATGAATGGCGGCAAGATATTGCAGTTGTTACAAAGTGGCTATCTGGGGTGTCTCCG TATAGGTGGCTTTCATCCAAGTCTAGTGCTCCTGCCACTTCAAAGTCAACATTTGAGGAGAAGTTTCTTTCACAGCAATCTCAAACTTCAG CTAGATGGCCCAATTTTCTCTGTGTCTGTTCTGTGTTCTCATCAGGCTCAGTTCAGCTTCATTGGGCCCAGTGGCCTCCTAGTCAGAATGGTGCAACGCCTAAGTGGTTTTGCACTAGTAAAGGACTCTTGGGTTGTGGGCCCAGTGGCATTATGGCTGGTGATGCTATCATAACAGACAGTGGCGCCATGCATGTAGCAGGTGTACCAATTGTTAATCCATCCACCATTGTTGTTTGGGAAGTCACTCCTGGACCTGGAAATGGTTTCCAAGTAACTCCAAAGACAAGTACTACTTGTGGTGTTCCACCTCTTAGCCCACCCAATTGGGCTGGCTTTGCTCCTTTAGCTGGATATTTGTTTAGTTGGCAAGATTATCTATTATCTGAAGCAAAGCAAGGGAGAAAACAGACAGAACAAAACCTTGGTGATGCCGTACCCTTATACTGTTCACCAGTTTCAAATTTTTCAGCATATGTGAGTCCCGAAGCTGCAGCTCAATCTGCAGCCACCACTACATGGGGTTCTGGTGTAACAGCAGTGGCTTTTGATCCTACACGTGGTGGTTCTGTCATAGCCGTTGTGATTGTTGAGG GACAGTACATGTCGCCATATGATCCAGATGAGGGCCCATCAATTACAGGGTGGAGAGTGCAACGCTGGGAGTCATCTTTACAACATGTTGTTCTGCATCCTATATTTGGGAACCCTACGTCTAGTATGGGTGGACAACCCCCTATGCAAACTGTCTGGCAGTCCAAAGTGGACCTAAGCATAGCACCAACAAATGATTTCAAGAATCATCAGGCATCTTCAATTGGAGTGGCTTCTGATGTGCAAAAGACATTTGACTCTGGTTCTGATAAATCAAAAATGGTCAATTTTGATCCATTCGATCTACCAAGTGATGTTAGGACACTTGCCCGAGTTGTTTACTCTGCTCATGGTGGTGAAATTGCCATTGCTTTTCTTCGGGGTGGTGTCCATGTCTTTTCTGGTCCAAATTTTGCACCTGTGGACAACTATCAGATTAATGTTGGATCTGCAATTGCTGCTCCTGCATTTTCTTCAACTAGCTGTTGTTCAGCTTCTGTTTGGCATGACACTATCAAAGACCGTACAGTATTGAGAATAGTTCGGGTTCTTCCTCCTGCTATTCCTGTTAGTCAAGCCAAGGCCAATTCATCGACTTGGGAGCGTGCAATTGCTGAAAG GTTTTGGTGGAGCCTTATGGTTGGCGTTGATTGGTGGGATGCTGTGGGCTGTACACAGAGTGCCGCCGAGGATGGTATTG TTTCACTTAACAGCGTTATTGCAGTTTTGGATGCGgatttccattctcttccttCTGCTCAGCACAGGCAGCAGTATGGTCCA AGTCTAGACAGGATAAAGTGTAGGCTACTGGAAGGATCAAATGCCCAAGAGGTCAGGGCAATGGTTCTGGATATGCAAGCTAGATTATTGTTGGATATGCTTGGAAAAGGAATTGAGTCTGCTTTGGTAAATTCTTCATCTTTAGTGCCTGAGGCATGGCATGCATCTGGTGAAACGCTATCAAACATTGATCCTGAATCAATGGCTATAGAACCTGCGTTAATTCCTACTATTCAG GCTTATGTTGATGCAGTTCTTGATCTGGCTTCCCATTTTATTACACGATTGCGTCGTTATGCAAGTTTCTGTCGTACACTAGCATCTCATGCTGCAACTGCAAGCACTGGAAGCAACCGCAATGTGGTTACCAGTCCTACCCAAAGTTCTGCAACTCCTGCAACAAGTCAAG GAGGTCAAAATGGGACCACCAGTTCCATGGGGAGCACACAGCTGCAAAGTTGGGTTCAAGGGGCCATCGCCAAGATGAGTAATCCAACTGAAGCAGTGTCCAATCCAACTCCTCCCCCCATCAGTGGTCCTTCGCCATTTATGCCTATCAGCATTAACACAGGAACATTCCCTGGAACACCAGCAGTTAGACTTATTGGGGACTGTCATTTCCTTCACAGATTATGCCAACTGTTGCTATTCTGCTTTTTCTTTCGGCGAACACAACTCCCTCGCTATATGGGGGTTGCAAATAGAACCACTGATCCCACTGTACAAAAGCCTCAACCAAATGCTTCTGCTACTGGCAAGACAGAGGAGACTACAAAACCAGTTTCAGCTGTAGTTAAGTCAGATGATGGTCCGACAGGTCGGGGTGGTCAGATTGTGCCTGGGATAAAAGCAGGTGAAGAAACGGCTCCTGGGCGTTCAAGAGTAGGAACTGGGAATGCTGGCCAAGGATATACATTTGAAGAG GTCAAGGTGCTTTTTATGATACTAATGGATCTATGTCGCCGGACAGCTGGGCTGCAACACCCTTTACCAGTTTCCCAGGTGGGGAGCAGCAACATTCAGGTTCGGCTGCATTATATTGATGGGAACTACACTGTACTGCCAGAGGTTGTGGAAGCATCTCTTGGCCCACATATGCAG AATATGCCTCGTCCCAGAGGTGCCGATGCCGCTGGTCTTCTACTTCGTGAACTAGAACTTCACCCTCCAGCAGAAGAGTGGCACAGGCGGAATATGTTTGGTGTACCTTCATCTGAATCAGAGGACGTGGATTTTGGAAATGAAGCACCGAAACTAGTTACTTGTGACCCACTTGATTTCAGTTCATCGGAACAATGTGATGTATACTACGGAGCCCAGCAGTTATGGCCAAGGAAGCGCAGGATGTCCGAAAGAGATGCTGCTTTCGGGTTGAACACTTCTGTGGGCTTGGGAGCTTATCTTGGCATAATGGGATCTCGACGAGATGTTGTTACTACAACGTGGAAGGCTGGCCTCGAAGGAATCTGGTTCAAG TGCATAAGATGTCTGCGTCAGACCTCTGCATTTGCTTCCCCTGGAGCTCCTAGCCCTCCTAGTAACAATGACAAGGAGATTTGGTGGATCAGCCGCTGGGCGTATGGCTGCCCAATGTGCGGTGGAACATGGGTTCGAGTTGTATAG